A stretch of DNA from bacterium:
GGGCTGTCCTGCATCACCAACCCCGCCCGGGAGGTGGGGCAACCGGAACTGTCGCACCAGGATGTCGTAGAAGCGGGCGCGATGGTGCGGGACCGCATGGCCCGCCTGCTGCTGGACTTCCTCCCGCGCCTGGGCTGACCCGGGCGCGTTGCCGAAAGGGGTGAACCCGCATGTTCGACATCACGTTCATGCTGCTGATCCCGGTGTTCATCTTCGCCCTCTGGGCGCAGAACCGGGTCCAGTCCACCTACGCCAAGTACTCGCGCGTGCCCGCCGCGCGCGGCCTGACCGGGCAGGAGGCGGCCCGCCGCCTGCTGGACGCCGGCGGCCTCTCGGCGGTGGGCATCGAGCGCGTCGCGGGCAACCTGACCGACCACTACGACCCGCGCAAGCGCGTGCTGCGCCTCAGCGACGCCAACTACGACGGCCGCAGCGTCGCCGCGCTGGGCGTCGCCTGCCACGAGGCGGGCCACGCCCTGCAGCACGCCCGCGGCTACGCGCCGCTGCAGGCCCGGCAGGCCATCTGGCCGGTGGCGCGCTTCGGCAGCACCCTGGCCATGCCCCTGTTCTTCATCGGGTTCCTGTTCCACTACCCGATGTTCATGGACGTGGGCATCCTGGTCTACGCCGTGGCGGCGGTGTTCACGGTGGTGACCCTGCCCGTGGAGTTCGACGCCAGCCACCGCGCCGTGCAGCTGCTGACGACGCACGGCATCGTGTCGACGCAGGAGCGCGGGCAGGTGCAGGCGGTGCTCAACGCCGCCGCGCTGACCTACGTCGCCTCGGCCCTGATGGCCGTGACCCAGCTGTTGCGGCTGCTGCTGCTGCGCGGACGCCGCTGAGCGTCCGCCGATCCCGACCCCGAACCCGGCTCCGCCGGACCTGGAGGACCTGATGCGTCGCAAGCTCGTCGCCGGAAACTGGAAGCTGAACCTCGGACCGGCCGCCGCCGCGAAGCTGGCGCGGCAGGTGGCCCTCGGCGTGCCGGGCCTCGACCGGCCGCCCGAGGTGCTGGTCTGCCCGCCCTACGTCTCGATCCCGGCCGTGGCCGCCGTCCTGAAGGACAGCGCC
This window harbors:
- a CDS encoding zinc metallopeptidase gives rise to the protein MFDITFMLLIPVFIFALWAQNRVQSTYAKYSRVPAARGLTGQEAARRLLDAGGLSAVGIERVAGNLTDHYDPRKRVLRLSDANYDGRSVAALGVACHEAGHALQHARGYAPLQARQAIWPVARFGSTLAMPLFFIGFLFHYPMFMDVGILVYAVAAVFTVVTLPVEFDASHRAVQLLTTHGIVSTQERGQVQAVLNAAALTYVASALMAVTQLLRLLLLRGRR